From the genome of Falco cherrug isolate bFalChe1 chromosome 10, bFalChe1.pri, whole genome shotgun sequence:
AAAATCCAACTCGCTGCAGAAAGCGTTCTCTCTTGGCAGAATAGACTCACACAGAGAAAACGTTTTTGTTTGAAGATTGGGCTCATTTAATGAAGGTGCAATATTGTTACATATTTATAATCGTATTTCTTATGTTCCGATGCATTCAATAGACTATTGATGTGGGTAAATTTAAAGCTTATTAGTTAGCATCACACATTTAGCCCCCGCCACCATCTCATAATGATTAGcgttttccctttctttctgcagtaaACTGACACAGATCAAGGATGGGAATTTCCACACTGACATGGGGAagtaaatactgatttttcctTGACAGTGGTCATGCTAAGTTACACAAGCCcacttgaaacaaaagattttaaGTGACTTGATATGATGTGCAAAGGTGATTGAAAACCCCAGAGCCCTGTGTCCGagtcctttgcttttttctctgcccTTCTAAATTATCTATTATTTCCTAGTATAGTAATGCCacaattcttttaaaacttccttACTGCACCCTTTTGCAGAAATTTAAGATCGCACCTCCAAAAGATGTGATATCCTGATGCTAGAACAAGGTACTTAGTTCTGACTTAACAAAACCACGACCCCCCAGCTACTTGCACACACTCCCTCAGTGTTCAGTTCGATTCTTGTGGCTGTGGGGAACTGCACCCTGCTGTACAAATGACCTGTTCCTTTTTCCAGACCTAATCCTGAGCTATCAACTTTCACTTTTCCTTCCATAAGATCCTTCTCTAAATCCTTATCTGTGCACTAAGTCTTTTAAGTGCTGAGCaaaactgtgatgggctgtgaaATGGTACTGTGATGACTGAGATCAGACACAGAATTATTTAGTCTATGTACCaggttttattctttgaaataacTTTGCCTTTAGGTAGAAAACTTTTCcaagtaaatatatatttatttttttttttagttattggGCCTTTTCTGGAAACTTGACCAATGGTGCTGTCTTGTAATGATGGAGTGATAGACATGTGAATTCTTTCATCCTGCATTGTTGTCTAGCCATTTTCTGTCAAGTCTGCATAgaacttttttctcatttgataTAAAACCAGTTGGTCGCtgacattaaatattttgaggatttgggggggggttgctttttggatttttttattttatttctagaatACTATCATCTGAGAAAGTATAAAAGCCCATAAATTCATATCCTTAGAAATTTGTGTGTAAAAAGACAGACGTTTTGTGGACAATATAATTCTGTAGCTTTGTAACAAAATTTTTTAATAGACTTTGAAACTTTTGTTATCTAGTCTTGTATGTAGTCAAAATGTATATCATTACCAAGGAACCCCACAACCCTGATCTGGTCACCCTGGTATCTACTCAACAGGCTGAGAAGCCCAGAAGAATCTCTCTTATCAGTTGGCTACTCCAAACCTAAAATATTGCTCTTAGCTCAGTTTGACTTGCATTGCTACACTATAGctatacattttaatttgtcaAGCAACAAGCTTTTACAAGTTTCTACCACctgttgggagaaaaaaaaataaaaaataggcAAACGTTTATATCGGACAGTCCTGGCAGAACCCGGTGCACGCTACTTACCGGAGTCGCTTGATGCTTCCCCCTGCCTCCTTGggcctgaagggctgcaccgTGAGGGATTCCTGCGCTCTTTAAATGCAGCGGCCACCGCCGTCGGCCCTAtaagctgggaggggaggggaatgAGGGAGAGTTTCAGGGATCTGAGCAATGCCACTGCTATCGCCAAGCTGAAAATAGCCTCTGACAAAAGCCTGGCATTTTGTTCCCTTATGTCCACTTGTGAGTAGGTGGACAACAATGCAGCCCCTCGGTTATACCTCGGGGCGTTCTGAACGGCAGCCCAACAGATCCCGAATAAAGACTGAAGTTTTATAGTTGCTACtgcattgtataaatgtgaagGCGTAAAATAATGGTTCCTGAAATGAGGATTTAGCCATAAATGGCCATATTGTCACAAggaatttacaaaaataattattaaaaaaaaaaataaaatccaaacctGTTTGTAGGAACCTTTGGAACTCAACAGTTTTAAATCAGAATTTCATTCTGTAGGTCATGATTTGATAGATAGAactggtttttcttttagggTACAGAGAATTACGCTTTTCGCTCTaatctttcaattttttcctggtttaggCATTAAGATGGCTGATTAATATGGCTAATGTTCAGCATGTCTAGTCATCGTGGTTATATTTGCCATGCCCAGCTGAGCCCCTTGGAAAtggatgctgctgcagagatgttAGATGTGTGGACAATAAGGTATGAAGCACTTAAAGTTCACTTTTtacagggttttattttaagtgcTTTAAAGATTTAGAAGCTAATTCTCATTTTCTAAAGGGATGCCTGAATTTAGCAACTTTGTTCAGTATCGTGGGCTTTGCTGTGTGTGAGAGGGCCAGGCCCTTGCAGTTTGGGGGTTAAATACCAGAAGCTGAGTGTCTCAACTCTGGGACTTTCACAGGAGCGTAAGGAAATTGGAGCCAAATCCATGTCAGATTTTAGGATTTCAGGGGTCCGTTTGCTGAGGGTACTTTGAAAATCCTTAGGGGCCCACAGATCCCTTAGCTGTTGAGTCCAGCCAAGATTTTATAATGCAGAGATGGGTCCTTGATGTAAAGTTGAagtgctatttttaatttttttcctgagtgggagagctgggctccATCTCTTCTTGGCCATTCTCCCTGGATAGTTAATGCAGCTCTACTGCCTGTGTCACATCGGGGTCAAGGCAGAGGTGATGGGGCAATGTGCGTGGTTAATGCAGAGGTGACAGAGCAACGTACATGGTATGAACGTTTCTTGTAAGGTGCAAgcagggaggggctggggcaggcctGAGCTCGCTGCTGGAGTACGCAGAAAGCACCAAGAAGCTTGGAACCACTTGGTGTTTGTGCCCTTGGTGATTTATGTTAGGGCCCTTGACACTGGAGAGAGCTGAATCTTCTTTAATCTTCACTCATGTCATGTAGATCATGTACTTGCATGGATTTGCACTACAACCAACTGCAGGGAAAACTGTGGAGAAAGATTTTTGCCCCAAAATGccagtgttttccttctgaGTTTGTCAAAGAATTTAAGGGGAAAAGGCAAGGAACGAGCTTCAGTTTCCTGGCATTGGTGCTGCCTCCTTCCTGTGCTTCTGTGTGATCCTGGGTGCTGCGTGCCCCTGGAAGGACGCAAGTCCTGGTGAGAGGCTCTTTACAGTGCGAAGGAGCAGTCGGACCCGTAAGGGTTAGCTGGCATTTCATATAAGCCCCGGTCCACCGTGCTTCTTGGGAGCAGAGATGGgaagaacagacttgaaatatgCAACTGGAGCGTACTGGAGCATAGACATGCGTGAATTTTTATATTCCTGGTGGAGTGAGAGTGTagtgttttctgtaaatcaATCGTAGGGATTAAAAAACACTGCTCAGAGAGCTGGAACACAGCATATcaaaagcagagtgagcctgAGGATCAGAGGGACTTTGCTGGAGCTTGGCAATGGAGCGCGTTGGTACTCGGGTCACGTTTGTGGGTAGCTGGGGAGAGCAGCGAGCTCAGAGAGAAATGTGGGTCTTCAGGGGAATAGGGTACTGTGGGCAGAGAAGCGGCAGCTTTGCAGCCTGCAAAACGAACAAGAAGAAAGTGAAGTGCTACGTGTTAGAGTCTGTGTGAAAAAGCCACTGTATTTTGACAGGAGCTGAGGGCCACCAGGCAGTAAGTCAGAACGCatgttctgcttttcagaatggAGCCCAATTGGTGAGAAGGCCGTTTCCCCAAGCCTAATTACTATAGTTTCTTATTCTGTCAAGTGTGCTGTccaaaaaaggaaaggtttgtgattttttttttgctttgagcAAGGCAAATTTCTATAAAACTTTGCCTTTATACTTCTCACATGAAATTGATAGTAGGTGTAAGATCAATCAATTACCACTTtggaggagaaaatgaaagtaTCTACTCCCTGCTGCAGTGAGAATTCCTCCATTTCCCagcttttattcttctctccCACTCATGCAGGAGTATTTCAATAGTGATCCCATTCTGTCAGGtgtattttgtattataattttgcattattaaaGAGCAAGCCTGTTAGTTTTACTGTGCTGGCTGTTTTAAGTATGTTtgtgttaggttttttttatccATTCCAAGTCTGATTCTTGGGCTTCGCTAGCATTTCTCCTGCCCTAATTTGGACAGCCGGGCACGTTTCACCTGGCAAGGCAGATAGACTCAGTTTCCTTTGTTAGTTGTTCCGTTACCCAAGCGTGAGCTGAATGAGGCAGGATCATCTTCCTTCAGCAAAGCGACTCTGCTGTGtgatttaaaattcagttgGTTTAACTTCAGCTGTTTGATATGAAAGTGCAAGAGGGGAGAAACAACAGCTGGAAGGTGACGTTGGCCTTAGCCAGAAAGCAGGAACGAGTAGTACAGCCCCTGTATGGTGTGGGTACGCCCGAGACATGGGGCTCCCTCCTCCTAGAAGCCAGACCTTGTGGTGTGAGTGAAGAGTGAGTGCTTCAGTAACTGCACCTGTGATTTCTGCCACAACCCTTTTTAGATGGTTACTGAACCTTAGGTCAAATGTTTTGAGAACTTTGGCTTGAAGCCTGTCCAGTATCAAAGAACCTGTAGTGTGTGTACAGCGTAGCACACAGCTGCCTCAGACTGAGTTTAACAGAATAGGGGCAAGGTAAGGAGTGTTCATCTTGAAATCTGTTAGGATTTAGTCTGTTTAACAATTAACTTCTCAGGTGACATTGGGACAGCACTTTGCAGAATGCTCCAGGGTGATAAAGAGACTCTGAATTCCTAACTTTGTAACTATACTTTCCTCTGTTTGTTGTTATTAGGAGATGTAATCTCTAGGTCAGGAGAAAATGAGTTACTTAAATCCCTTTCTGATGAAATGCGATTTTCCTTCAGAACACAGAGATATCCCATCTgacacaaaaaagaacaaagagatgCCAGGGGATGTACAGTGTATTACTTGACTCAGGTAATTAATTTGatcaaacaaaaaagtcaaaatttgAGTTTAATGTTAAGTTTAATCTGAacaaattgatttaaaaatacagtataaataATTCTTAACTTATATAAAACTTgattaagaattaattttttggtttttggttttttttttaactaacttTACAAAAGAGCATTACTGAACATAGAAGCAAGACATTTTAACTGTGGCCTTTTTGTTAAGACATAAAATATGTACACACTCACAGTACTTTTCTTTGTGCAAAACATGTACTGACTGATAGACTGTACCTTTCTGTACAAAGACAATTTCAGCTTACTTTGCATAGtataaaagcaacacaaaaaaccactgGATACATAACTTTGTTGCTACAATACTTCAGGTAAACcttttgtaaaaattattaGACATAAAATTTCTCCTTAAGAGCCAGTTTTAATTCTAAAGCAATTAATAAAGGATATTCCAGTATAGAGATCTTGCCAATAATGTCCAGAGCACACACTGTTCATCATACAATCCAAGATGTGTGCAGTGTGATATCAGTAATTATGGCTGCTGACAACATTCAGCAATTTGATATTCCCAAATTAGTCTTCTGACACTTCAAGTTTTCTTTGAGGAATATACAGAGTTCCTTGAGAGACTTGATTGGCGCCATCTGAATTTGCAGATGGTGAAGACACTGTGTTTGGCCCTCCCGGTGTGCGGAAAAAGTTCTCTGTAACTCTTTGGGGCTCGTGGGATTCCTTTGGAATAGAGGGctagagagaagagagaaaatcaCTTTCATttaaggggaaggaaaaaaaaaagtgaattctAGTTTTAGGTTTCTCCAGGACATTAACAAACACTTTTTCCCgaaatttaaaaatggaaaaactttTTATCAATAAGAATACACCTGTATTCCTTGATATATCTATAaacatatatagatataaataattaaataaaaatattttttaggtCCCTCTTAACTccttttttaatacaaagagATCTTGGGCAATAAAGTATTacacaaaatacacagagaaagtaccttttgaaaaaaaatattctttgaaaatCCTCTACAATCCTATTAAAAATCCCTAACATTAAATGCAAGAACTTGGGCAgattaggaaggaaaaatcaaGTAACACATGGATAATTTGTTAATAAGTGTCATCTCAGATCTATGCCAAATCCTCCCTCAAACAGTTGTCTCTTGGTATCTTGTAGTCTTCCAGCTGGCTCCACTTCCACAAAAAGCCACTTGTTCTTCCTTTCTAACCTCCCAGTTATATTGTACTAGTGCCTGGCCTTCACCACCAGCTCTTTTTGGGCAGTGCTCATTTatagagatttaaaaaaaaaaagtttctttgaaaattttaccTGCTGTAAAGGAATTACTGCACTATACTTCCTACTCATTCCACCGTGGTCAAGAagttgcaatttatttttatttacctcTTCTTCCTGCaagtttgtgttttctgagcCATGGCTAACACTTTTTGGTTGTGAAGAGACTGGCACGTGCTGAAGAACAGGATTTGCAGGAACTTGCACACCAGCAGGTATTAGTCCTACGTGCTGCAGCGTGAAGTTCAGAACTGACGAACTTGGACTTTGGGCAGGGCAGGTATTACTCGAATTGAGACAGGAGTTGCTCAGTACAGGTGCAGCAGCTATAGAAGTTGGTGACAGCATTATATTCAAGGGTGTTACGTGAAAAGCAGGAATGTTAACTGCTTTCAGTTCAGACGCTGGCACTGGAATAAcacctgaaacagaaaagtcaaGGGTTGAAGCGGTTAAAGAAACTGAGGCTCAAGGCATTGCACTGTAATATCATGAGCTCGGTCGGATGAATCTGGCCTGTGACCCCTGAAGGCAGACAACTGTATGCCTATTCTACGTAATACTCACCGGTAATGGGTGAGCTGTAGGTAGTGTGCTGCACTGAGCATATCCCAGCTTTCTCTTTGTTAAGAAAGCCTGCCTTGTTGCCCTGGGTGCACTGAGTAAGAGGAATAAGATAaccagatggaaaaaaagtctgaaaaagaaaaagacaatacAACTTTACCCCAAAcatgtaataaagaaaaaaaaaaaatcatcaaggTTTTCTCCAAAGTTGCACCCCCCTTGCCTGCCTTGTTCTTATTCCATGCCTGTACTACTGTCTGTGTGAAATTAGACCCAAGTGACTCAAGGACACACTCTTGATAGTAATACTGCCCTACTGCACTGAAATCAGTTGGCTCCACTTCCAACTGATATCCTCAGTGAAGAACTGGAAGTCTATCTGGGATTAACACAGTGCAATTAGAGCAGACTAAAGAGAAATCCTGATACTGAAtactcttcccccctccccccccccctccccggaaGAAACATCTGGACCCAGTAATCATCGTGTCACCTCATTCTTAGAttgtgtttttttgtaaaaaaaatatttgaaggcAATCCTTTTGCATTTACAAGTTCTGGGTTTTTGTCAACAGAACTATTCTTCATTCAGGTTCTCTATAGTAATAAGTTTTCACTGCAAAATGCCGAATTTTATTGACGAAGGGAGTTTCATGTGATTCTGTTTCAAAGTATTTGAAAGTAAATAAACACAACGGATGGACAGGTAAGGGATCTCAACGTGGCCTTATTCTACTTAGTCTTAGTTGCAATCATCCCAATTGAAACCTGAAAGCCACTTTCTGTCctcttatttctgtatttaatgcaGAAACAGAAGTCTTACATTCCTACAAAATAAGGTTTTAAAAGTGCACTAAAAATAATCCAACTAAAGACAATCTATGTATGTGTACTTCATTatagctttgtttcttttgcaaagacTGTAACTGATGTTTTCCCAGGTAATGGCAAGATGTGCTTTAGAGTCTGACAAAGCTTACCTCGTGAGCAGGAATGGCAAGTGTTACAGGTATGTCTTGTTTAGTTTGGATTTTGTCCTCTCCTTCCAGAACATCTTCTCTTTTACACTGGTCATAGCAACTTGCCATGTTTTGATCTAAcgtttcagttttgttctgtcTCTCTTCCTGGACATTGTCCATTTTGTAATTCGTTTGTGAGCTACTGGAAGATggtctttcatttttcatggatactccctttaaaaaaagtagataTAAAAACAAAGGCAGTCATTGTAAGACTTAACATTCTCAATTACAGGTCTACAATGatatttatacttttaaaaaattcgGAAAGCAAGCTTTCTCATTGCTCCTGATTCCCAAGTTTGTGTTATAAAAACTTCAATAAGACAACCTGTTCCAGGTTATCCCCTCTCGCTCCTTTACAGCTAGTGGATGTTTGACACCACGTTGTCACAACACGCTGACAACATTTCACAACTGTTTTGGCAAGGACAATTTAAACCAGCCTAATAATTTAAAGAGACGTAACGCATTCAACAACCAAGGAGTAGGAAGCGATCCAGACCCAGTTTCTCCATACGCATCAAGTATATCTGAAAGTCTTATCATCTTCATGTGCTACATTATTGTACACCAATCCAACATTAACAGTCTGCAACTGTTAGAAATACTTAGAAGGTATCAGGATTTTGGGATGTTTCATGTTCAGCGACTTTTATGTGTCCACTTTCCCTCCTGACACCTCTAAAGCAAAGTATGAACGCCAGCAAGATTATCAACCTGAACTGCTCCGGAATCACTGTATAAATAGGTGAGTCTTGACACAATGTTCTGGGAGTTGTTTTACTTCGACTAACGTGTACATTTTGACATGTCttcttggaaataaatatatgaaagaAAGATAAGGGAACAAGGAGAAAAGTACAGCCTGATCCTAGGTTGGTGTTTCAAAGGTATGTTATATTGCATACTATATATTCTGCCTGATGTTTTCATATACCAGTGAGATTATGTGAAATTTGAGATATAGGTAGATATATGTgtgtaaaagaacaaaaaccagCCTCCCGAACATCAGCAAGAGCAACAAACGAACATCATCCTTTCAAGCATGATGTTATTTAAAACACCTAAATGCAGTGGTAGACTCCTCAATCCCTTTAAAAATGAGTAGGTGGCCACATTATTAAGCtataaaatggcattttaaagataatttaacTTACCAGAGAAGTATCAAGACTTTCCTCATCGCTTCTATATCTCTTAATTAAATTATTCTCTGGTAATGCTTGTGATCTTTTAAGGCACCGCTGTGAAGAAGTTTGTGATTTTGTACTCGGTCTTTCTTTAGCTGTCAAGGACTTTGTTGGATCACGTGCAGCTATCTGATTGTCCCTTCCCTCAGTGGTTATTTGGTGTAGTACCTCTGAATTAATTCCAGTTACATTAGCACACGGTAGAGGCTGCAACATGATACTGGGGCTGTACGTCGTCACAGTGTGGGCTTGGGAAGGGTGCAGATATATTGCATATGAAACACCAGAAGGAGCGTGAGGTAGTATTACTGGTGAGACAGAGCTGTGGCTTGGAGGACAGACACCGAGCAGCTGCGTGAGAGCTGGCTGCTGAGAGGGGGCTGCCATGCAAGGAGGTTCGTGGCTGGGGGCTACCGCAGGTGAGGACAGACTACATTGCAAAGCTGGTCTTGACAACTTCATCTCTGTtgctttcctaaagaaaaacaaaacaaaacaaaaacacacacaccaaaacaaacaaacaaaaaagcccaaacatcTTTTAATACTTTCCTGCAGAAATTAATGCCTCAACAAAGTATTTGCTGCAATACAAAGCCTTAACACAAACTTGTACTTCTCAATCCACTACAGAGAATAtaagtggaggaaaaaaaaaatagcctgcAGTATCGGGGATTACCAGTGTTTGCAGACTGTGCCCAGCTCAAGCTGAGCATAGCTTTTATTTAATGGCCAGTGACAAAACAAAGCTTCCCACCTTAACGCTTGCGCAAACTTACTTTGATTGTCCTTCCAGCTGATGTTTAGCGACTGCTGGAAGCTGAGCCATTTTACTTGGGAAGGCTGATAAATTTTGATCCGTACCTGGTTGGcgggggaaaacaaaacaaaactgttagTACATCAAAAGTAGAAGTTAAATTTTGTCTTGCAGAGACTACGCTGTTTAATGTGGCATACATAATTAATGAGAAGACATTAAGACTCCATGTTATCTGCAAATAACAGCCATGATTTGATCAATTGGATGGTAGTTTACatgaaactaattttaaagCCTCTGCtccactgttttttttcccctccgaAGAGAATACCTGAGAACAACATCAACATCGATAGGTAATTTTCTGGCAGTTTTATAGCACGCAGAACTGCTTAGATAGTAAGACCTACAGCACCCTTTTCACAACAAACCAAGGTTGAGGCAGTTCATAAAGATACAATATCCAGAGAATCAGCTATTTTACACAAACAGAAGGTTTGTAGCCAATGAACCATCACATGAAGTCAAAACAGTGATATGTAAAAAAGGATTTCATGTTCTTCTTAAATCCAAATCAGTAATATGCCACTCCTCGTGTC
Proteins encoded in this window:
- the E2F8 gene encoding transcription factor E2F8 isoform X3 yields the protein MQQAGREMGTGDKENHPPELCRSALRTPLKQGAASPSVLAEIQPGCQPLATPPKPQELLPTEPWTPTANLKMLISAASPEIRSRERRRELSNTARQILQAKHCLPEHLPGDEYEKSQPSRKEKSLGLLCHKFLARYTDHASAAADNFICLDEVAEELNVERRRIYDIVNVLESLHMVSRLAKNKYAWHGRHNLSKTLQALKRVGEENKYTQQIQMIKKREYEHEFDLNGERNEEMARSFGSNDHSEMSFVELPGMEFRAASVNSRKDKSLRVMSQKFVMLFLVSTPKIVSLEVAAKILIGEDQLEDLDKSKFKTKIRRLYDIANVLSSLELIKKVHVTEERGRKPAFKWTGPEILPNIQDTKLEPVSTTPPMSESIPSKEQCSKNLFPSKGKQNFTRHPSLIKLVKSIENDRRKIQSAPTSPVKISPSTDQNLSAFPSKMAQLPAVAKHQLEGQSKKATEMKLSRPALQCSLSSPAVAPSHEPPCMAAPSQQPALTQLLGVCPPSHSSVSPVILPHAPSGVSYAIYLHPSQAHTVTTYSPSIMLQPLPCANVTGINSEVLHQITTEGRDNQIAARDPTKSLTAKERPSTKSQTSSQRCLKRSQALPENNLIKRYRSDEESLDTSLGVSMKNERPSSSSSQTNYKMDNVQEERQNKTETLDQNMASCYDQCKREDVLEGEDKIQTKQDIPVTLAIPAHETFFPSGYLIPLTQCTQGNKAGFLNKEKAGICSVQHTTYSSPITGVIPVPASELKAVNIPAFHVTPLNIMLSPTSIAAAPVLSNSCLNSSNTCPAQSPSSSVLNFTLQHVGLIPAGVQVPANPVLQHVPVSSQPKSVSHGSENTNLQEEEPSIPKESHEPQRVTENFFRTPGGPNTVSSPSANSDGANQVSQGTLYIPQRKLEVSED